In Tachysurus vachellii isolate PV-2020 chromosome 10, HZAU_Pvac_v1, whole genome shotgun sequence, the following proteins share a genomic window:
- the LOC132852770 gene encoding b(0,+)-type amino acid transporter 1-like, whose translation MTSNMHEGLKLKREVGLISAISLVAGTMMGSGIFMSPQFVMSNVGSPGASLIIWAVCGLVTLCAALTYAELGTMFRESGGEFIYVLRIYGPLPAFFVAYTFTIVVKPASITAVALSLAQYAVAPFYPGCMPPTLVVKCLAAACILVVATINMLNVRFAMTIQVIFLVAKVAGLMVIIIGGIFTMAQNGLETLRNPDIAFEGTTLGIGTIGMALYQGLWSFAGWYNLNFVLEEVKKPEVNLPRALMIAIPMVTILYLLVNISYLAVMTPREMMTSSAVAVTWGNKVLGSWGWVMSIAAALSSFGTLNGSFFSGGRICFVAAREGHMPSILSMAHVRRLTPSPALTFTSIIAFIVLIPGDFQGIINFFSFTSWFFYGVTISGLLYLKIKRSDLPSTYKVPIFIPILVILVALFLVLAPIIDDPQLEYLYVTLFILSGALIYFPFIHFRLCPHLLDKLTVFLQLFLEVAPANKNV comes from the exons ATGACAAGCAACATGCATGAAGGTCTGAAGCTGAAGCGGGAGGTAGGGTTAATTAGTGCGATCTCTCTGGTCGCAGGCACTATGATGGGATCGGGGATCTTCATGTCCCCTCAGTTTGTGATGTCCAATGTTGGAAGCCCTGGAGCGAGCTTGATCATCTGGGCTGTGTGTGGCCTGGTGACTCTATGTGCTGCGCTCACTTATGCAGAGCTCGGTACTATGTTCAGAGAGTCTGGAGGTGAATTCATCTACGTCCTGAGAATCTACGGACCCTTACCTGCATTCTTTGTGGCATATACGTTCACAATTGTGGTGAAACCAGCAAGTATTACAGCTGTAGCCTTGAGTTTAGCTCAGTATGCTGTGGCTCCTTTTTATCCAGGCTGCATGCCACCTACATTGGTGGTGAAATGTTTAGCAGCAGCGTGCATTTTAGTGGTGGCGACCATCAATATGCTGAATGTTCGCTTTGCCATGACCATTCAAGTTATCTTCCTAGTGGCTAAAGTGGCGGGGTTGATGGTGATTATTATTGGTGGGATCTTTACCATGGCCCAAAATGGCCTGGAAACCCTTAGAAATCCAGACATTGCCTTTGAGGGTACAACTTTGGGGATCGGTACCATTGGAATGGCTTTGTATCAGGGACTCTGGTCTTTTGCTGGATGGTACAATTTAAACTTTGTTCTTGAAGAGGTGAAAAAGCCAGAG GTAAATCTCCCACGAGCATTAATGATTGCCATCCCAATGGTAACGATCCTCTACCTGCTGGTCAATATCAGTTATCTGGCTGTAATGACTCCTAGAGAGATGATGACGTCGAGTGCTGTAGCTGTTACATGGGG CAATAAGGTGCTGGGCAGCTGGGGATGGGTGATGTCTATTGCAGCCGCATTATCTTCTTTTGGCACGCTGAACGGTTCGTTCTTCAGTGGAGGACGAATTTGCTTTGTAGCTGCACGAGAGGGTCACAtg CCTAGCATCCTGTCTATGGCCCATGTGCGTCGCCTCACACCCTCTCCAGCTCTTACGTTTACCAGCATCATTGCCTTCATTGTGCTCATTCCTGGAGACTTCCAGGGAATAATCAACTTCTTTAG CTTTACATCCTGGTTCTTCTATGGAGTTACAATATCTGGACTACTCTATCTAAAAATCAAAAGGTCTGACCTTCCAAGTACATACAAG gtTCCAATTTTTATCCCCATCCTGGTAATTCTGGTGGCTTTGTTTCTGGTTTTAGCTCCTATTATTGACGATCCTCAGCTCGAGTACCTATATGTCACCCTCTTCATCCTAAGTGgagctttaatttattttccgtTCATTCACTTCAGACTGTGTCCACACCTGCTGGACAAACTCACAGTGTTCCTGCAGCTCTTCCTGGAGGTGGCGCCAgctaacaaaaatgtataa
- the LOC132852531 gene encoding b(0,+)-type amino acid transporter 1-like — MDNTARKLQLKSEVGLIGGVSLIAGVMIGSGIFMSPQTVLLDIGSPGASLVIWAVSGLLAMLASLSYAELGTVIRESGGEYVYILRTTGNLMAFLFAFTSVLVVRPVSMTGLALSFALNAVAPFYEDCEPPALVVKSVAACGIVFLTIVNFLNVRSSMAVTTILMVVKFLALAVISIIGVILLIQGGTGNLQNAFQGTSSSISVTGMAFYQCLWAYDGWSTLNSITEELKHPEVTI; from the coding sequence ATGGACAACACAGCTAGGAAACTTCAACTAAAGTCAGAGGTAGGACTGATTGGAGGAGTGTCCCTTATTGCAGGGGTCATGATCGGCTCTGGGATCTTTATGTCCCCACAGACTGTACTGCTGGACATTGGGAGTCCTGGGGCTAGCTTGGTGATCTGGGCTGTCTCTGGATTGTTGGCAATGCTGGCATCACTGAGCTATGCTGAACTGGGAACAGTGATTCGTGAATCTGGAGGTGAATACGTCTACATACTGCGCACTACCGGCAACTTGATGGCATTTCTCTTTGCTTTCACCTCTGTGCTTGTTGTAAGGCCAGTCAGTATGACTGGACTGGCTCTTAGCTTTGCGCTCAATGCTGTTGCACCCTTCTATGAAGACTGTGAACCCCCAGCCCTCGTAGTAAAGTCTGTAGCTGCATGTGGAATTGTCTTCTTGACCATAGTGAACTTCCTGAATGTGCGCTCCTCCATGGCTGTCACCACAATCCTCATGGTAGTTAAGTTCCTTGCACTGGCAGTTATTTCTATTATTGGTGTGATTTTGCTCATCCAAGGAGGCACTGGAAATCTTCAGAATGCATTTCAGGGGACCAGCTCCAGCATTAGTGTGACTGGAATGGCTTTCTACCAGTGTCTGTGGGCCTATGATGGTTGGAGCACTCTTAATTCAATCACTGAAGAGCTTAAGCATCCTGAGGTAactatc
- the LOC132852771 gene encoding b(0,+)-type amino acid transporter 1-like, translating to MTSNKHEGLKLKREVGLISAISLVAGTMIGSGIFMSPQFVMSNVGSPGASLIIWAVCGLVTLCAALTYAELGTMFRESGGEFIYILRIYGPLPAFFLAFTKIVVMKPLSIVAISLSLAQYAVAPFYPGCMPPTLVVKCLAAACILVVATINMLNVRFAMTIQVIFLVVKVAGLMVIVIGGIFTMAQNGLETLGNPDIAFEGTTLGISTIGMALYQGLWSFAGWDNLNSVLEEVKKPEINLLRALMIAIPLVTILYLLVNISFLAVMTSREIMMSSAVAVTWGNKVLGSWGWVMSIAAALASFGTLNGSFFSGGRVCFVAAREGHMPNILSLAHVRRLTPTPALGFTTIIVFIVLIPGDFRHTISFFSFTSWIFNGITISGLLYLKIKNSYLPHAYKVHIIIPILGLLVSVFLVLAPIIDNPQIEYLYVTLFILSGVLMYIPLIHFKLCPHLLDKLTVFLQLFLEVAPAERNV from the exons ATGACAAGCAACAAGCATGAAGGCCTGAAGCTGAAGCGGGAGGTAGGGTTAATTAGTGCGATCTCTCTGGTCGCAGGCACTATGATAGGATCGGGGATCTTCATGTCCCCTCAGTTTGTGATGTCCAACGTTGGAAGCCCTGGAGCAAGCTTGATCATCTGGGCTGTGTGTGGCCTGGTGACTCTATGTGCTGCGCTCACTTATGCAGAGCTCGGTACCATGTTCAGAGAGTCTGGAGGTGAATTCATCTATATCCTGAGAATCTACGGACCCTTACCTGCATTCTTTCTGGCATTCACAAAAATAGTGGTGATGAAGCCATTAAGTATTGTTGCTATATCACTGAGTTTAGCTCAGTATGCTGTGGCTCCTTTTTATCCAGGCTGCATGCCACCTACATTGGTGGTGAAATGTTTAGCAGCAGCGTGCATTTTAGTGGTGGCTACCATCAATATGCTGAATGTTCGCTTTGCCATGACCATTCAGGTTATCttcctagtggttaaagtggcGGGTTTAATGGTGATTGTTATTGGTGGAATCTTTACCATGGCCCAAAATGGCCTGGAAACCCTTGGAAATCCAGACATTGCCTTTGAGGGTACAACTTTGGGGATCAGTACCATTGGAATGGCTTTGTATCAGGGACTCTGGTCTTTTGCTGGATGGGATAATTTAAATAGTGTTCTTGAAGAGGTGAAAAAGCCAGAG ATAAATCTCCTGCGGGCATTAATGATTGCCATCCCACTGGTAACGATCCTCTACCTGCTGGTCAATATCAGTTTTCTGGCCGTCATGACGTCTAGAGAGATAATGATGTCCAGTGCCGTAGCCGTTACATGGGG CAATAAGGTGCTGGGCAGCTGGGGCTGGGTGATGTCTATTGCAGCCGCATTAGCTTCTTTTGGCACGCTGAACGGTTCGTTCTTCAGTGGAGGACGAGTTTGCTTTGTAGCTGCACGAGAGGGTCACATG CCAAACATCCTGTCCTTGGCCCATGTGCGACGCCTCACTCCCACTCCAGCTCTCGGCTTTACTACCATCATTGTCTTCATTGTGCTCATTCCTGGCGATTTCCGACACACAATCAGTTTCTTCAG CTTCACATCCTGGATCTTCAATGGAATTACAATATCGGGATTACTCtacctaaaaattaaaaattcttaTCTTCCTCATGCATACAAG GTACACATTATTATTCCTATCCTGGGTCTGCTGGTGTCTGTGTTCCTGGTTCTAGCTCCGATCATTGACAATCCTCAGATCGAGTACCTGTATGTCACCCTCTTCATCCTAAGCGGAGTTTTAATGTATATTCCATTAATTCACTTCAAACTGTGTCCACACCTGCTGGACAAACTCACAGTGTTCCTGCAGCTCTTCCTGGAGGTTGCACCAGCTGagagaaatgtataa
- the LOC132852533 gene encoding LOW QUALITY PROTEIN: rho-related GTP-binding protein RhoB-like (The sequence of the model RefSeq protein was modified relative to this genomic sequence to represent the inferred CDS: substituted 1 base at 1 genomic stop codon), with protein sequence MAAIRKKLVVVGNGACGKTCLLIVFSKDEFPEVYVPTVFENYVADIEVDSKQVXLTLWDTAGQEDYDRLRPLSYPDTDVILMCFSVDSPDSLENIPEKWVPEVKHFCPVWFYLST encoded by the coding sequence ATGGCTGCTATCCGAAAGAAACTGGTGGTGGTTGGGAATGGCGCATGCGGTAAGACCTGTCTCCTGATCGTGTTCAGCAAGGACGAGTTCCCGGAGGTGTACGTCCCTACAGTGTTTGAGAACTACGTGGCGGACATCGAGGTGGACAGCAAGCAAGTGTAGCTGACGCTGTGGGACACGGCCGGACAGGAGGATTACGACCGGCTCCGACCGCTTTCCTATCCGGACACGGACGTCATACTAATGTGCTTCTCTGTGGACAGCCCTGACTCGCTAGAGAACATCCCTGAGAAGTGGGTTCCCGAGGTCAAACACTTCTGCCCTGTTTGGTTCTACTTGTCCACTTAA
- the LOC132852532 gene encoding b(0,+)-type amino acid transporter 1-like, with amino-acid sequence MAALFLRLHEFLQSMEISRELGTTIRESGGEYIYIIHTSGNLMAFIFAFTSVLVVRPTSMTGLALSFAQNAVAPFYEDCAPPAVVVKSVAAVGLLLLVMVNCLNVRFSMAVTTILMAVKFLALLVISIGGVVLLIQDNTGNLQYAFEGTSQSVGVIGMAFYQCLWSYDGWNNLNSVTEELKCPEVNLPRALMIAIPMVTILYLLINVSYLAAMTPREIMVSSAVAVTWGNNKVLGSWGWVMSIAAALSSFGSLNGSFFSGGRVCFVAAREGHMVRKTRTTIILPSSF; translated from the exons ATGGCTGCTCTGTTTCTACGGCTACACGAATTCCTTCAAAGTATGGAAATCTCGCGAGAG CTAGGAACAACGATCCGTGAATCTGGAGGTGAATACATCTATATAATACACACGTCTGGCAACCTGATGGCCTTTATATTTGCCTTTACATCTGTTCTGGTTGTGAGGCCAACCAGTATGACTGGACTGGCTCTCAGCTTTGCCCAGAATGCTGTTGCACCCTTCTATGAAGACTGTGCACCTCCAGCTGTGGTGGTGAAGTCTGTAGCTGCTGTTGGCCTCTTACTCTTGGTCATGGTGAACTGCCTGAATGTGCGATTTTCCATGGCTGTCACAACAATCCTAATGGCAGTTAAGTTCCTTGCACTGCTTGTTATTTCCATTGGTGGTGTGGTGTTGCTTATTCAAGACAACACTGGCAATCTTCAATATGCATTTGAGGGGACAAGCCAAAGCGTTGGTGTGATAGGAATGGCTTTCTATCAGTGTCTGTGGTCTTACGATGGCTGGAACAACCTGAACTCTGTAACTGAAGAACTTAAGTGTCCAGAG GTAAATCTCCCCCGGGCATTAATGATTGCCATCCCGATGGTAACCATCCTCTACTTGCTGATTAATGTCAGTTATCTGGCTGCCATGACTCCAAGAGAAATTATGGTATCCAGTGCTGTAGCAGTTACTTGGGGTAA CAATAAGGTCCTGGGTAGCTGGGGCTGGGTGATGTCTATTGCTGCAGCACTGTCATCCTTCGGCTCTCTAAATGGATCCTTTTTTAGCGGAGGACGAGTTTGTTTTGTCGCTGCCCGAGAGGGTCATATGGTAAGGAAAACAAGAACAACTATTATTTTGCCTTCGTCATTTTAA